A genome region from Desulfobacterales bacterium includes the following:
- a CDS encoding BMP family ABC transporter substrate-binding protein: MTKKIFTGFATICLVFAFIFASAGLVIAADKPNVFGLLLVGPYNDHGWSQAHYEGGKYVEKMVPGTKMIYIDKVNPADRQGVTIPQLVDDMVEKGAKLIIANSDDMKDGTREAAAMHPDVYFIHISGDDVLTGKAPKNLSNLMGRMEYGKMMAGFAAALTTKTGKIGYLGPLINEETRRLAACAYLGAKYAWANVLKKDPKQLKFQVTWIGFWFNIPGVTADPTQVAQNFFNTGHDVVISGIDTTEAVVVAKQKKQEGKAVWAIPYDYIGACEGADDVCLGVPFFNWGPSYVDFVKAAFSGKWQSKWVWLGPDWEDINNLDTSTIGFTKGPALSADAQKHLVSFINDLGSKKINLFKGPLNYQDGSPFVKAGQTASDKQIWYMEQLLEGMEGQSSAK, translated from the coding sequence ATGACGAAAAAAATCTTTACTGGATTCGCAACCATTTGTCTTGTTTTTGCCTTCATATTTGCCTCTGCCGGCCTGGTCATCGCGGCTGACAAGCCCAATGTCTTCGGGCTGCTTCTTGTCGGGCCTTACAACGACCATGGCTGGAGCCAGGCCCATTATGAGGGCGGCAAGTATGTCGAAAAAATGGTGCCGGGCACCAAGATGATTTATATAGACAAAGTAAATCCGGCCGATCGCCAGGGGGTCACCATTCCGCAGCTGGTAGATGATATGGTCGAAAAAGGTGCCAAGCTGATTATTGCCAACTCTGACGACATGAAAGACGGGACGCGTGAAGCGGCCGCGATGCATCCGGATGTTTACTTCATTCATATCTCCGGAGACGATGTGCTGACCGGCAAGGCACCCAAGAATCTGAGCAATTTAATGGGTCGCATGGAATATGGAAAAATGATGGCCGGTTTTGCAGCCGCTTTGACCACCAAGACCGGAAAAATCGGCTATCTTGGGCCACTCATCAACGAAGAAACACGCCGTTTGGCTGCTTGCGCCTATCTGGGTGCCAAATATGCTTGGGCAAATGTGCTTAAAAAAGATCCCAAGCAGCTGAAATTTCAGGTGACCTGGATTGGTTTCTGGTTCAATATCCCCGGCGTAACTGCCGATCCAACCCAGGTAGCTCAAAATTTCTTTAACACCGGGCATGATGTGGTCATCTCCGGAATTGACACCACCGAAGCGGTAGTGGTTGCCAAGCAGAAAAAGCAGGAGGGCAAAGCGGTCTGGGCCATTCCCTATGACTACATTGGTGCTTGTGAAGGCGCTGATGACGTTTGCCTGGGGGTGCCTTTCTTTAATTGGGGGCCGAGTTATGTGGACTTTGTGAAGGCCGCCTTTTCCGGAAAATGGCAATCCAAATGGGTCTGGCTGGGACCGGACTGGGAAGATATCAATAATCTCGATACCAGCACCATTGGATTTACCAAAGGGCCAGCGCTTTCCGCCGACGCCCAAAAGCACCTGGTCAGCTTTATCAATGATCTGGGTTCAAAAAAGATCAACCTGTTCAAGGGCCCCTTGAACTATCAGGATGGCAGCCCGTTTGTCAAAGCCGGCCAAACCGCCAGCGACAAGCAGATCTGGTATATGGAGCAGTTGTTGGAGGGGATGGAAGGCCAAAGTAGCGCCAAATAA
- a CDS encoding ATP-binding cassette domain-containing protein translates to MQIELQDIHKHYGAVRANDGVDLKVMPGEIHGILGENGAGKSTLMKILAGFSQPTSGLVRVDSAVVDYRNPAQAAELGIGMLYQDPLDFPLLTVLDNFMLGQTAGPRAQRKKFRQRFASLSRALHFVLKPDAPLNTLTIGERQQLEIIRLISLGIQVLILDEPTTGISSTQKEVLFDALKKLAAEGKSIILVSHKLEDVEALCDRVTVLRHGKVTGDMDRPFDSRKLLEMMFGTPPVFPPRCSETPGKDVLVMNRVCGSGGRAGLKDCDVVIREGEVVGLAGLEGSGQGVFLRIAGGLKQARRGSLSLLGNDMHGKNHHAFKQQGVSFLPASRLEEGLITGMHITEHFALQDNQQHFVVRWPDAMQQAKRQIEKFQIKGRPDSMVEALSGGNQQRLLLSFLPANPQLLLLENPTRGLDIESVNWVWQHLHAYCSKRTSIVFSSPELDEILMVADRVLVFFNGRVIKEVSATKTDTQELGRAIAGKV, encoded by the coding sequence ATGCAAATTGAGCTGCAGGATATCCACAAACATTATGGCGCCGTAAGAGCCAACGACGGGGTTGATCTGAAGGTGATGCCCGGTGAGATCCACGGAATCCTGGGTGAAAACGGCGCCGGTAAAAGCACGCTGATGAAAATCCTGGCGGGTTTCAGTCAGCCAACCAGCGGGCTGGTTCGGGTAGACAGCGCTGTGGTTGATTACCGCAATCCGGCTCAGGCTGCTGAGCTGGGCATTGGCATGCTCTATCAGGATCCACTCGATTTTCCGCTGCTAACGGTTCTGGATAATTTTATGCTCGGACAAACCGCTGGCCCCAGAGCGCAACGCAAAAAATTTCGCCAACGGTTTGCTTCACTTTCAAGGGCCCTGCACTTTGTTTTAAAACCGGATGCGCCTTTAAATACCCTGACCATTGGTGAGCGCCAACAGCTTGAAATTATCCGACTCATATCCCTTGGCATTCAGGTGTTGATCCTGGATGAACCGACCACCGGCATTTCCAGCACCCAAAAAGAGGTTTTATTTGATGCCCTTAAAAAACTGGCTGCCGAGGGTAAAAGCATTATCCTGGTGTCCCACAAGCTGGAAGATGTCGAGGCCCTGTGTGACAGGGTCACCGTGTTGCGCCATGGCAAGGTCACCGGCGATATGGATCGGCCCTTTGATTCCCGCAAACTTCTGGAGATGATGTTCGGTACACCGCCGGTGTTTCCACCCCGCTGCTCGGAAACGCCGGGTAAAGATGTTCTGGTCATGAATCGAGTGTGCGGCAGCGGCGGTCGCGCCGGCCTTAAAGATTGTGACGTTGTCATTCGTGAGGGGGAGGTTGTCGGGCTGGCGGGTCTTGAAGGCAGTGGCCAGGGTGTTTTTCTGCGAATTGCCGGCGGTTTAAAACAGGCCAGACGCGGATCCTTAAGTTTGCTGGGAAACGACATGCATGGAAAAAACCATCATGCCTTCAAACAGCAAGGCGTTTCCTTTCTGCCGGCATCGCGTCTTGAAGAGGGGCTGATCACAGGAATGCACATCACCGAGCATTTTGCCCTCCAGGACAACCAGCAGCATTTTGTGGTTCGCTGGCCGGACGCCATGCAGCAGGCCAAGCGGCAAATCGAAAAATTTCAGATTAAAGGCCGGCCGGACTCAATGGTTGAAGCGCTATCGGGCGGCAACCAGCAGCGCCTGCTACTATCCTTTCTGCCTGCTAATCCGCAATTGCTGCTGTTGGAAAATCCCACCCGCGGGCTGGATATTGAATCGGTGAACTGGGTCTGGCAGCATTTGCACGCTTATTGTTCAAAACGAACCAGCATTGTTTTTTCTTCACCGGAGCTTGATGAAATTCTGATGGTGGCCGATCGTGTGCTGGTTTTCTTCAATGGCCGTGTGATCAAAGAAGTTTCAGCCACTAAGACAGACACCCAGGAGTTAGGCAGGGCCATAGCGGGCAAGGTCTGA